One genomic segment of Salinigranum rubrum includes these proteins:
- a CDS encoding multicopper oxidase domain-containing protein, with the protein MPSQDYSQAAKLSERLEQRLVDSIESDFKTTRRAVLGGLGLAGSAVLTGIGRADSDESHGPGDDSHGNFGAAGEYRDTDFDPHEFLYQFNTGRGEQENVPQDIYEENGRTVREFTFQAVDTTVTIAPGIEFPAWAYNGQVPGPTIRAVEGDLIRVTFENLGRHAHTIHPHLRNLNPNMDGVPTNGPGVLNTGDSFTYEWIAQPAGSHFYHCHSLPLKEHIHRGLYGAIVIDPDPERVAEKPEEYCEFHRSQITDELRADLVAEAKSRNHEYPENDAVNEMVMVMNGFDTNFDGDNEVYAVNTRAFAYGVGQTDGKGNWQAGETKRPIQIDKNQRHRVYLINAIEFDLINSFHTHSQFFDYYDHGTTLLPTNRTVDTVMQCQAQRGIIELDYSNHDSGLYMFHAHQSEFAELGWMSFFEVV; encoded by the coding sequence ATGCCTTCACAAGATTACTCACAAGCAGCAAAGTTGTCAGAGAGATTGGAGCAACGGTTAGTTGATTCGATCGAATCGGATTTCAAGACCACTCGACGGGCAGTTCTCGGGGGACTTGGTCTCGCAGGGAGCGCCGTTCTCACTGGGATCGGACGGGCAGATAGCGACGAGTCCCATGGTCCAGGAGATGACTCACACGGGAATTTCGGTGCGGCCGGAGAATATCGCGACACGGACTTCGACCCACACGAGTTCCTCTACCAGTTCAACACGGGCCGTGGCGAACAGGAGAACGTCCCGCAGGACATCTACGAGGAGAACGGTCGAACTGTCCGTGAGTTCACCTTTCAGGCGGTCGATACCACCGTCACTATCGCCCCCGGCATCGAATTCCCGGCATGGGCCTACAACGGTCAAGTACCCGGCCCGACCATTCGTGCCGTCGAGGGGGATCTCATCCGCGTCACGTTCGAGAACCTCGGACGGCACGCCCACACCATCCACCCACACCTCAGGAACCTCAATCCGAACATGGATGGGGTCCCAACCAATGGACCGGGCGTCCTCAACACCGGTGACTCGTTCACCTACGAATGGATCGCCCAACCGGCAGGTAGCCATTTCTACCACTGCCACTCGCTCCCCCTGAAAGAGCACATCCATCGGGGGTTGTACGGAGCTATCGTCATCGACCCCGACCCGGAGCGCGTCGCCGAAAAACCAGAGGAGTACTGTGAGTTCCACCGCTCACAGATCACCGACGAACTCCGTGCAGACCTCGTCGCAGAGGCGAAGAGCCGGAACCACGAGTATCCCGAGAACGACGCCGTCAACGAGATGGTGATGGTGATGAACGGCTTCGACACTAACTTCGACGGCGACAACGAGGTGTACGCCGTCAACACGCGGGCATTCGCCTACGGCGTCGGCCAGACTGACGGGAAGGGCAACTGGCAAGCGGGCGAGACAAAGCGGCCGATTCAGATCGACAAGAACCAACGTCATCGGGTATATCTCATCAACGCCATCGAGTTCGACCTCATCAACTCGTTCCACACCCACTCGCAGTTCTTCGATTATTACGACCACGGGACGACCCTGCTCCCCACGAACAGGACCGTCGACACGGTCATGCAGTGTCAGGCACAGCGCGGCATTATCGAACTCGACTACTCCAACCACGACTCGGGACTCTACATGTTCCACGCCCACCAGTCCGAGTTCGCCGAACTAGGCTGGATGAGCTTCTTCGAGGTGGTCTAA
- a CDS encoding metal-dependent transcriptional regulator translates to MVSPKFEDCLKAIYRLQDGDTPAASSEIASAIGVKPPTVTTMLQRMDEESLVHYESYQGARLTERGERGALKVLRNHRLLELFLTEELGYDWAAVHAEADVLEHHLSETLVERIEVLLGLPAVDPHGEPIPTADLEIRECETQQLLAECQEGTVAVVSEVRESSTDVLSYLSNAGISLGTELEVVEIAPFGMVTCEVRAAENPLSLPTGVAAEIYVSRPAERAENERRQHNEA, encoded by the coding sequence ATGGTGTCTCCAAAATTCGAAGATTGCCTGAAGGCGATATACCGTCTGCAGGACGGAGACACCCCGGCCGCGTCGTCTGAAATTGCGTCCGCGATAGGGGTCAAACCACCAACCGTGACGACGATGTTGCAACGAATGGACGAGGAGAGTCTCGTACACTACGAGAGTTATCAGGGCGCTCGTCTCACCGAGCGTGGTGAGAGGGGGGCACTCAAAGTGCTCCGCAACCACCGACTACTCGAACTCTTCCTGACCGAGGAGCTCGGATACGATTGGGCAGCGGTACACGCTGAAGCAGACGTACTCGAACATCACCTGAGCGAGACGCTAGTCGAACGAATCGAGGTGCTCCTTGGGTTGCCTGCGGTAGACCCACATGGAGAACCGATTCCTACAGCTGACCTCGAAATTCGCGAGTGCGAGACACAGCAGTTGTTAGCGGAATGTCAAGAGGGAACGGTCGCGGTCGTTTCTGAGGTGCGAGAAAGCAGCACAGACGTTCTGTCGTATCTTTCGAACGCTGGGATATCGCTTGGAACGGAACTCGAAGTGGTCGAAATCGCACCATTCGGGATGGTCACGTGCGAAGTGAGGGCGGCAGAGAACCCGCTCTCGCTCCCAACTGGGGTCGCTGCAGAGATCTACGTATCACGGCCTGCTGAACGGGCTGAAAACGAACGCAGACAGCACAACGAGGCGTAA